A genomic window from Nematostella vectensis chromosome 9, jaNemVect1.1, whole genome shotgun sequence includes:
- the LOC125572530 gene encoding uncharacterized protein LOC125572530 translates to MERYPLKCIKSPAISITIETNKTPPPDMICVTSSKKLQSHLTSKTGRRVTYEVELTSVDEAEVTCHAEGFPGSRHTFTVVAATSEQTRNGSFRLTNAKYPPNDQIKTSLEKLVQESVDATCMTKVSLSYGPGNLIVYVTLTTPANVSDPFVPLKNALLQNAPRYNLTIEPSSVKLQQVNTQQAPKFDDVRPTHQRIKVTWSRPYSNAQCTMRARPLAEASRDWVTSSVVSSSASLSCVLDDLKPDTLYEVEVTVSVREDTRRDTVYIRTTPTAVEVNDQNSTIVGLAVLVAILFLVIFGLIVYIVVLKRADLTTRKRRPEADNPGYSGFQNVAMQENANQDQHTVPEMGDYEVAPSENKVPTPDPIPQYEPVNNTQARPSNRSNVTHYNDVTQGGNVTQYEAINNNPSRDQHVPANRQYDCVDSTRMSRQNPPARRARNDTGAQGEPGYENTRKRGLPHEVYQSLQATTQHSENAQYAPLHPGTRIAAMPGGRDERVVGTDIRGSEYQELNRTKATDPCYQRVGSRVTSA, encoded by the exons ATGGAGAGGTATCCACTCAAGTGCATAAAGTCACCAGCTATCAGTATCACCATAGAAACAAACAAGACCCCACCCCCTGACATGATCTGTGTGACAAGCAGCAAAAAGTTACAATCACATTTGACCAGCAAGACTGGAAGAAGAGTCACTTACGAAGTTGAATTGACAAGTGTAGACGAAGCTGAGGTGACATGTCACGCGGAAGGTTTCCCAGGATCTCGGCATACATTCACTGTGG TTGCAGCGACCTCGGAGCAGACAAGAAATGGAAGTTTCCGGCTTACAAACGCCAAATACCCACCAAACGATCAAATAAAAACGAGCCTCGAAAAACTG GTACAAGAAAGCGTCGATGCCACTTGTATGACTAAGGTCTCCTTGAGCTATGG GCCGGGCAATCTAATCGTGTACGTAACCCTGACAACGCCAGCAAACGTCTCAGATCCCTTTGTACCGCTCAAGAATGCCCTTCTACAAAATGCGCCAAGATACAACTTAACGATTGAACCGTCAAGTGTCAAATTGCAGCAAG TGAATACTCAACAGGCGCCAAAGTTTGATGATGTCAGGCCTACCCATCAAAGAATCAAAGTCACGTGGTCAAGGCCTTATAGTAATGCGCAGTGCACGATGCGCGCTAGACCTCTAGCTGAAGCGTCACGTGACTGGGTGACGTCATCAGTTGTCAGTAGTTCAGCTTCGCTGTCATGCGTGTTGGATGATCTTAAGCCTGACACTCTGTACGAGGTGGAGGTCACTGTGTCGGTGCGGGAAGACACGAGGCGTGACACGGTCTACATCAGGACCACCCCCACAG CTGTCGAGGTAAATGATCAGAACTCCACCATTGTTGGTCTCGCTGTGTTGGTCGCCATCTTGTTCTTGGTCATCTTTGGTCTGATTGTCTACATCGTGGTGCTGAAGAGGGCAG ATCTTACAACAAGGAAAAGAAG ACCTGAAGCTGATAACCCAGGCTACTCTGGATTCCAG AATGTTGCAATGCAAGAAAATGCGAACCAAGACCAGCACACAGTCCCAGAGATGGGAGACTATGAGGTCGCCCCATCAGAAAATAAGGTTCCCACCCCTGACCCCATTCCTCAATACGAACCAGTGAACAATACACAAGCACGACCATCCAACCGTAGTAACGTCACGCACTATAATGATGTAACGCAAGGGGGCAATGTAACGCAGTATGAAGCTATAAACAACAACCCGTCACGTGATCAGCACGTGCCAGCCAATCGCCAGTACGATTGCGTCGATAGCACTAGAATGAGTAGACAGAATCCACCCGCGAGGAGAGCAAGGAACGACACAGGTGCTCAAGGCGAGCCAGGTTACGAGAACACAAGGAAACGAGGTTTACCACATGAAGTGTACCAGTCTCTACAGGCGACGACACAACACAGCGAGAATGCGCAGTATGCCCCACTGCATCCTGGGACACGCATTGCGGCCATGCCTGGTGGTAGGGACGAGAGGGTAGTAGGCACAGACATAAGAGGGAGTGAGTACCAGGAGTTGAACAGGACTAAAGCCACAGATCCATGTTATCAACGGGTAGGTAGTAGAGTTACTAGCGCTTAA